Within the Thermostichus lividus PCC 6715 genome, the region CAAATCCATGACCACGGAATTGGAGGTCACCGAAGGGATGCGCTTTGACAAAGGCTACATCTCTCCCTACTTTGCCACTGATACCGAGCGGATGGAAGCCGTTCTCGATGAGCCGTTTGTTCTCATCACCGATAAAAAAATCACTCTGGTTCAAGACCTCGTGCCCATCCTAGAGCAAGTGGCGCGTGCTGGCAAACCCTTAGTGATTATTGCTGAGGACATTGAGAAAGAAGCGCTGGCCACCCTAGTGGTGAACCGCCTGCGTGGGGTGCTCAATGTGGCTGCCGTTAAAGCTCCTGGCTTTGGCGATCGCCGTAAAGCCATGCTGGAAGACATTGCGGTGCTCACTGCCGGTCAGGTGATTACCGAAGATGCGGGTCTGAAACTCGACAACACCAAATTGGATATGTTGGGTAAAGCTCGCCGCATCACCATTACTAAGGACACCACCACGATTGTGGCCGAAGGTAACGAAAAAGCCGTGAAAGCCCGTTGTGAGCAAATCCGTCGGCAAATTGAGGAAACCGATTCCAGCTACGACAAAGAGAAGCTGCAAGAGCGGTTAGCCAAGCTGGCGGGTGGCGTAGCCGTGATTAAAGTGGGTGCCGCCACCGAAACTGAAATGAAAGATCGCAAGCTGCGTCTCGAAGATGCCATCAACGCGACCAAAGCAGCCGTTGAAGAAGGCATTGTCCCCGGCGGTGGCACAACCCTTGCCCACCTAGCACCCGAACTGAGCAACTGGGCTGCGGAACACTTAACCGGTGAGGAGCTCATTGGAGCTAACATCGTTGAGCGTGCCCTCAGTGCTCCGCTGCGCCGCATCGCTGAAAATGCTGGTCAAAATGGAGCCATCATTTTTGAGCGGGTCAAAGAAAAAGACTTTAATGTAGGTTACGATGCAGCCAAAGACGAGTACGTCGATATGTTTGCAGCTGGCATTGTTGACCCTGCTAAAGTCACCCGTTCGGCGCTGCAAAACGCAGCCTCTATTGCTGGCATGGTGCTGACCACCGAGTGCATTATCGTCGATAAACCCGAGCCAAAAGATAATGCTCCCGCAGGGGCAGGCGCTGGCATGGGGGGTGACTTCGACTACTAGTTTCTTAACGAACTAGCATCACCCATGATTCATTGCCAGTGGCAACGTAACCTGTTCCAAAGTTAGACAACTCACAACGGAATCAGGAATTAGGTAAAGCGGGGAGTGACTCTCCGCTTTTTTATTGGGCTAAAAGGGAGCATTGACACTCCCACCGACTAACGTCGGGGGATTCTTACGTAGTCCACAAACGAACTCGTAAAGGCGTGAGCAAACCGCCCCTACACAGTTCCTTGAGGCAAAGCCCCAAAGTTCTGCTTACTTTTCTGAGTAGGTTAGCTGAGGCATTAGCGTCCGCATTGACCAGCCATCCTTTGGCTGTTTGGTACAAGCCCCGTTTCACTCGTTTCCCAGATGCCTGCCACCCGTCGGGTTTTTCACCATAATTAGGTAGCTCATCCCCATCCGAGAAACTAGCTTGGGAACTATACGCTTCATCAACCTCAATAAACTCAATACCGTAATGTTGACATAGTTCTGCTATACGCTGCTTCAACCGACCTGTGGGAATAGACACAAAGTTTTGGTTGTTGACTCTGCCTAGATTAGATTCCTGTTTCTGCCCCTTATTCCAGCCAAAGATAACTTTGCCGATAGAGTGGTCTAGGCAGTAGTTGATTACCAAACGGGCGGCTTTGTTGATAGCATCTCGCATCCTGCGATTTCTTTTCTCAGTGATAGAATCTAATTGCCGAGACCAAAACCCTTGCGGTTTACCAGTTTTGAGCCTAGCCACTTGCTTGTTGTACCGCTGATTGAAAGATTTGACCTTGCGCCCATCAATGATAAAGCTATGTCCTAGATTGGTGACACAAGTAAGCCAGTTATTGACTCCATGATCAATTGCTAGAGCCTTTGCTGGGTCAAGGGGTTTGGGTTCAGGAGGCTTGACATATACCCACTCCAAGTAAAATGCTCCATTACGAGATAGGATGCGCAATTCTTTAATGTCCTCCCACTGCAAATTGGTGGGAAATTGCACCCACAACGTATCTATTCCAAACCACGCCTTGACTTGGAGTCCAAGAGGTACTCTAACCTGCCCCTCGTGAATTTTTAGCCACTTTTTAGGATAGGCTACAGTAAACAATCCAGCCTTACGGTAAGCTGGCAGTCTTGGTTTTGCTCCTAGTCGGAGATTTGCCTTAAAACTACTTAGTGCCTCTGCTACTGATTTACAGGTCTGTTGCGCAGAAGAAACATACATTGCCATAAAGTGCTTGTTTTTGGTTCTTGTCATCTCTGCACAAAGGTTAGCGTAACTTACAAGTCGTTTCGTCTTGAAATAGACCTGTCTTGCATAGTACAGAGCGCAGTTATACACCTTGTTAGACTGCTGACATAGGTACTCTAGAATAGGCATTAGCCCTTTGTCGTTGATGAAAACCTGTTGACATCCATATTCCATATTTGTTGATAGGTGGTATGATAACTACAGTCATAGCATAGCGACAATGAGAAAGGAAAGCCAAAAATATAATCATTACAATCATGGGGTGGGGTTAGCGATTGTCCATCTAGTCTTTTGTCCTAAGAGAAGGAAAAAGTTCTGGTGGGAGAAATAAGGGATAGACTGTTTGAGCTATGGCAGGCGTTATCCAGCGAAAAAGGTTGGCATATTAGGGCGCTTGAGATAGCCCCAGACCATGTTCACCTCTTTCTTGAAATCAAGCCTACTGACCCGATTCACTTAGTAGTAAAAGCATTTAAGGGTAGGGCATCCAGATACTTGCGACAGGAATTTCCTAGCCTGCGAAAACTTCCTAGCCTTTGGAGTAGGAGTTATTTCTTCTGCACTGCGGGAAATGCTAGCGCTGAGGTAATCCAGAACTATATCAATGATCCACATCATTGGTGAGCAACTAAAGTTGCTAGGTAGCTTTTCCTCCCCGTACTAAAGTACGGGGCTACCAAGCTATCCCTCTGTGTCGATTCCCTTTGTGCATACTCCACTCAAAATTCTGCTACCGCTGAAGCCTAGGCCACTAGCTCCGTCGGATTTCATTGCTGAGACGAGTTCGATCCAGTTTCTTCGTGGGGTAAAAAAGGTAGGCTCTCCCACCATGTTTGATAATTTTTGGTCATTTCGTGCCACCAATCTGGGGGTTGGTTCAGGGCGTGTTGAAGGCGATCGCGTTCCTGTTCAAGGCGATGCAGGTTTTGCTCTAGTTGTTGATAGGTCGCTTCTAAGGTTGTCAACTGTTGGCTAAGGGCTTGGTGTTGCTGTTGCCAGTGGTCGCGATCGCGCAATAGGTTTTGGTTGTCGGTGCTTATTTGTTGCAGTTGTTGCCGCAGTTGAGCGCACTCAGCTTGGCATTGACTAAGTTCCCTTTGATAGCGATCGCGCTCTTTCTCAATGCGGGAGGGGTGTTGCGCCCACCGCAGGAGGGTGAATAGCAGTATTGCGGTTATCCCTATGCCGTAAAGGGTCAGGGCGAAGGAACCTTGATCAGAGAGCGTCGCCAGTAGCATAGGTGTGCCTTTAGCTGAGAGACATGGGAACCGCAGGCGCGATCGCGTCGGCCAGATACTGCCGCAGTACCATAACCAACCAATCGATGTCCTCGGCAGTGGTCTGGTGCCCCAACGTAATGCGGATCCCCGCTTTGGCTGTGTCCGGATCATACCCCATGGCCAATAGGGTGCTGCTGGGCTGGGTTTGACCGCTGTGACACGCCGAGCCAGCACTAACGGCTATCCCCGCCAGATTCAGTTGGCGGACAAAGGTTTTGCCATTGAGGGGCTGACCGTGGCGATCGCGCAGGATCACACTTACATGATGGGGCAAACGCTGCCACGGATGACCAGTGAGTTCTACTTGGGGATGCATCTGCAATTGTTGCCAGAGGCGATCGCGCAGTTGAATCAGCCGTGGGTGCTCTGTCTCTAATTCCGCAGCAGCACGTTCCGCCGCAACCCCAAATCCCACCAATGTCGGCACCGCCGGTGTGCCCGAGCGCAGCCCCAGTTCTTGGCCGCCACCGCGCAACAGAGGCTCTAGCGCTAGCCCCGAGCGCACATAGAGGGCACCGGCTCCTTGGGGGCCATAGATCTTATGGCTAGACAACGATAGTAAATCGACCCCTAAGCGCCGCACATCGAGGGGACATCGCCCAGCCACTTGCACCGCATCGGTGTGAAAGCGTACCCCCGCCTCCTGACAAATAGCCGCCAACTCAGCAATGGGTTGCAGCGTCCCCACTTCACTTTGGCCATAGATCACTGAAACAAGTACGGTATTATCCCGTAGAGCTTGGCGCAGTTGAGCCGGTTCCACCTGCCCCCAACGATTGACCCCAAGATAGGTCACCTGCCACCCTTGGGCAGCGAGGGCAGCGGCTGGCTTAGCGATAGCCGAATGCTCAACGGCAGAAATAATCAGATGTTGTGGCGTGGAGTACTGCTGGGTGATCCCCGCCAAGGCCAAATTATCGGCTTCCGTGCCCCCCGAGGTAAAAATAATTTCGTCAGCATGGGCGTTGATTAAGGCTGCCACTTGCATCCGTGCCTGCTCTAGGGCGATCGCCGCCCGTTGACCCCACGCGTGAATACTAGCGGGGTTTCCCCACTGCTGCTCATAGGCCGCCAGCATTGCCGCTAAGACCTCGGCACGACAGGGCGTGGTGGCACCATAGTCAAAATAAAGTTGCATCGGTGGGCACGAATCACGGCAGATCGGGGCTGCTCGTTTGGAGTTCCCACAATGACATCCTCGGTATGCTGAGGCAGTGGCTGGCAAGTCCCCTACGCTAATTCTACCGGATCAGTTTCGGGGTCACGGGGGCTGCCAAAGCGTTCAATTTGCGAGAGCACCCGAATCTGACCGGTAATAATCCCCATGGTCAGTTCCTGCATCGCCTCGTACTCAGGCGTTCCTACAGCGGTCTGCCACAGCAATTGGTTGATTTGTCGCTCTTGGCTGGGAGTGACAATGCGCGTAGCTTTGATGCGTTGGATAATGTTGACAAGGGTCATAAGCAACTGCACTGAATTCAACTGCGCTGGCTCTACTATGGCACTGGCTGACCAAATGTAACTGTGATGGCAGCCACACGCAGGAGTGATTCCCGTCACACAGACCGTGCCATTTGGAGAGGGGAAACCGCTAAAAACCGCTAAAATAGTAAGGCTTTAGCGACTGGCCATTAGATTATCACTTGGGGTTTATGCGAACGCACTACTGCGGCAATGTCCGCGTCAGCGATGTTGAGTCCACCGTTACGCTCTACGGCTGGGTCGATCGGCGTCGGGATCACGGCGGGGTGATTTTTATCGACTTGCGCGATCGCTCCGGCATTGTCCAGATTGTCAGCGATCCTCAGCGTACCCCTGAGTCGTATCAACAGGCCGATCGCCTACGCAGTGAGTACGTCATTAAGGTGGTGGGTCGCGTCAGTCAACGGCCTGCCGATTCGTTGAACCCTAAACTGGCAACGGGCGACATCGAAGTGTATGCCGATCACATCGAACTCCTCAATCCGGTGCGGCAACAATTGCCCTTTAGCATCTCCGCCGCTGAACAGGAGCAGGTGCGCGAAGAGGTGCGGCTGCGCTATCGCTACCTCGATTTGCGACGGGAGCGTATGGCCCACAACCTACAGTTACGCCATCGCGTGGTGCAGGCAATGCGCCGTTTCCTTGAAGACGAGGCAGGCTTTATTGAAGTTGAAACCCCCATCCTGACCCGCTCAACCCCAGAGGGTGCCCGCGATTATTTAGTGCCCAGCCGTGTCAACCCCGGGGAATGGTTTGCCCTACCCCAATCGCCACAGTTATTTAAGCAATTGCTGATGGTGGCAGGGTGCGATCGCTACTACCAGATTGCCCGCTGCTTCCGGGATGAAGATCTCAGAGCCGATCGCCAGCCAGAATTTACCCAACTGGACATGGAAATGAGCTTCATGGGGCAAGATGAGATCCTCGCCCTTAACGAAGCCTTAGTGTGCCACATCTTCAAGACCGTCAAAGGCATTGAGCTGCCCCGGCCGTTTCCCCGCCTCAGCTACCATGAAGCCATGGATCGCTATGGCACCGACAAACCGGACACCCGCTACGGCTTGGAACTTGTCGATGTCTCAGATTTACTCAAAGACTGTGGCTTCAAGGTCTTTAGTGGGGCGATCGCCCAAGGGGGGATTGTCAAAATTCTGCCCATTCCCAACGGCAACGATCGCATCTCCAACGTGCGGATTAAACCCGGCGGCGATCTGTTCCAAGAGGCAACCGCCGCAGGAGCTAAGGGCTTAGCCTATATCCGTGTGCGCGACAACGGCGACATCGATACCATTGGTGCCATTAAAGACAATCTTTCGCCAGAGCAAAAGGCTGAATTACTGAAGCGCACCGGCGCACAGCCAGGCCACCTGTTGTTATTTGGGGCAGGGGAAGTAGCCACGGTCAACAAAACCTTAGATCGCTTGCGGCAGACCATTGCCCGCGAGTTTGCCCTGATTGACCCAGCGGCCATCAACCTCCTTTGGATTGTGGACTTCCCAATGTTTGAGTGGAACGCCGAGGAAAAGCGCCTCGAAGCACTGCACCATCCCTTCACCGCGCCCCATCCCCACGATTTAGACAACCTGAAAACCGCCCGTGCCCAGGCCTACGATCTGATCTACAACGGCTACGAAGTAGGGGGAGGAAGCCTGCGCATTCACCAGCCCGAACTACAACGCCAAGTATTTGAAACCATTGGCTTGGATGAGACTGCGGCACAGGAAAAATTTGGCTTCTTACTAGAAGCGTTTGAGTTTGGCACGCCTCCCCACGGCGGCATTGCCTACGGCCTCGATCGCTTGGTGATGCTCTTGGCAGGGGAAGACTCTATTCGCGACACGATCGCCTTCCCCAAAACCCAGCAGGCTCGCTGTCTGCTCACGGGGGCACCCAGTGGTGTGGAGCCACAACAACTCAAGGAACTGCATGTCGTGCCTGCGAAGCCACCGCGGCGTAACCCCTAAGCTCGCAGATCCGTTTGCCGATTCCATACCCCTTCCGGCAACCATTCGCCACGCACCTGTTGTACCATGGCCACCGACATAATGTAGCCCCACGCTGTGGTCAAGGGGGTTCGATCCAGATCATAAACAGGGATACGCTGCCGCTGGTACGCGCTACGATCCGGTGGCAACTGAGGGTAATATCCTTCAAAGTTATCCAAGCGCTCTAATAGGGTGTCGGGTGGGTTCCTAAAGATGAGGAGTTCACCATGTACCCATCCTTCCTCTAGGGTCATAGCGGGGTAGCCCATGGGTAAATGGTAAAGACGACCTTGAGCTAAGGCAGGCTGGTGGGAGTGTAACCATGGTTGGCAGAGTTTCGTATGGGGATCATAGCCGGTCTTGAGGGTGCCATAGACAAAGAGGTAGAGAATGTCCGGTGGTGTCATCTTGTGCCCCTAGAAAACTCGTCTGACATACCGCGCTCCGGCAAAGACACCTCGGCTAGATCGCAGATACCAGTTGCGAAACGCAGATCGTTTGAGTAACGGTTGAGTGCACTCACTACCCCCCTTGAGAACGTAATGCTCCCCATCAAAATAGGGTGTGGAATAGCCTCGGTAGGGATAGCTTTGAAATCCGGCATAGGGTGCAAAGGGGGTTTGAACCCACTCCCAAACCAAGCCAGTGTAGGGTAAACCGTGTTGGCAGGCAATTTCCCATTCCTGTTCGCTGGGTAAACGCTTCCCTTGCGAGTAACCGTAAGCTTCAGCTTCGTAAAAACTCAAGCCCCACACCGGAGCGTGCAAATGATCATCGGGAATGGGGTAGAAGGGGGCTGTGATGCCATGGCTTTCGCGCCACTGCCACCCCGCTGCTGACCACCATTCTGGCCGCTGGTAGCCGCCATTCTCAACAAAGTTGCGGTATTGCCCCCACGTCACGGGTGCCGCATCTATGACAAAGGGGGACTCAGCACCAGATGAGAGGGCTGTTCATTATCTAAGGCCAGCAGATCATCTCGGCCAAGACGATACTCGCCTGCAGGTACAGCAAAGGGTGTCGTGACATCACCGATAGGCGGTGGATACCTGTTCAGCCGCCCCTGCATAGCCAAGACCATTTGCAGGGTTTCCGTGTGCTGGGCTTCGTGCTGCAATATCCACCACCACAGACGAGCCTCTTCCTGCCATTGGGACTCCGATAGCCGCCACAGGCGATCGCCCACCTCTTGGCGAATGTCTGCCAGATAGCTGAGTAACTCTGCCCGATCCGGTAGTTGCTGCCGCTCTGCTTTCGGACGACCATCCGCCGCAAACCAGTAGCGATGGCGATCGCTCACAGCGGGATGCGTGGGCTGATCCAAAAGCCACAGGGCTTCAGTAAAGCCAATATGCCCTAGATGCCAGCCCACCGGACTGTACAGGGGGTGAGGTTGGGTTCGCAGGGCTGAGTCTGGTAGATCCGCGATGAGCGCTAGGGTCTGTTGCCGCTGGTG harbors:
- the groL gene encoding chaperonin GroEL (60 kDa chaperone family; promotes refolding of misfolded polypeptides especially under stressful conditions; forms two stacked rings of heptamers to form a barrel-shaped 14mer; ends can be capped by GroES; misfolded proteins enter the barrel where they are refolded when GroES binds): MAKRIIYNENARRALEKGMDILAESVAVTLGPKGRNVVLEKKFGAPQIINDGVTIAKEIELEDHIENTGVALIRQAASKTNDAAGDGTTTATVLAHAMVKEGLRNVAAGANPISLKRGIDKATQFLVDKIAAHARSVEDSKAIAQVAAISAGNDEEVGRMIADAMDKVGKEGVISLEEGKSMTTELEVTEGMRFDKGYISPYFATDTERMEAVLDEPFVLITDKKITLVQDLVPILEQVARAGKPLVIIAEDIEKEALATLVVNRLRGVLNVAAVKAPGFGDRRKAMLEDIAVLTAGQVITEDAGLKLDNTKLDMLGKARRITITKDTTTIVAEGNEKAVKARCEQIRRQIEETDSSYDKEKLQERLAKLAGGVAVIKVGAATETEMKDRKLRLEDAINATKAAVEEGIVPGGGTTLAHLAPELSNWAAEHLTGEELIGANIVERALSAPLRRIAENAGQNGAIIFERVKEKDFNVGYDAAKDEYVDMFAAGIVDPAKVTRSALQNAASIAGMVLTTECIIVDKPEPKDNAPAGAGAGMGGDFDY
- a CDS encoding RNA-guided endonuclease InsQ/TnpB family protein, which produces MEYGCQQVFINDKGLMPILEYLCQQSNKVYNCALYYARQVYFKTKRLVSYANLCAEMTRTKNKHFMAMYVSSAQQTCKSVAEALSSFKANLRLGAKPRLPAYRKAGLFTVAYPKKWLKIHEGQVRVPLGLQVKAWFGIDTLWVQFPTNLQWEDIKELRILSRNGAFYLEWVYVKPPEPKPLDPAKALAIDHGVNNWLTCVTNLGHSFIIDGRKVKSFNQRYNKQVARLKTGKPQGFWSRQLDSITEKRNRRMRDAINKAARLVINYCLDHSIGKVIFGWNKGQKQESNLGRVNNQNFVSIPTGRLKQRIAELCQHYGIEFIEVDEAYSSQASFSDGDELPNYGEKPDGWQASGKRVKRGLYQTAKGWLVNADANASANLLRKVSRTLGLCLKELCRGGLLTPLRVRLWTT
- a CDS encoding coiled-coil domain-containing protein gives rise to the protein MLLATLSDQGSFALTLYGIGITAILLFTLLRWAQHPSRIEKERDRYQRELSQCQAECAQLRQQLQQISTDNQNLLRDRDHWQQQHQALSQQLTTLEATYQQLEQNLHRLEQERDRLQHALNQPPDWWHEMTKNYQTWWESLPFLPHEETGSNSSQQ
- a CDS encoding cysteine desulfurase family protein is translated as MQLYFDYGATTPCRAEVLAAMLAAYEQQWGNPASIHAWGQRAAIALEQARMQVAALINAHADEIIFTSGGTEADNLALAGITQQYSTPQHLIISAVEHSAIAKPAAALAAQGWQVTYLGVNRWGQVEPAQLRQALRDNTVLVSVIYGQSEVGTLQPIAELAAICQEAGVRFHTDAVQVAGRCPLDVRRLGVDLLSLSSHKIYGPQGAGALYVRSGLALEPLLRGGGQELGLRSGTPAVPTLVGFGVAAERAAAELETEHPRLIQLRDRLWQQLQMHPQVELTGHPWQRLPHHVSVILRDRHGQPLNGKTFVRQLNLAGIAVSAGSACHSGQTQPSSTLLAMGYDPDTAKAGIRITLGHQTTAEDIDWLVMVLRQYLADAIAPAVPMSLS
- the aspS gene encoding aspartate--tRNA ligase, with the translated sequence MRTHYCGNVRVSDVESTVTLYGWVDRRRDHGGVIFIDLRDRSGIVQIVSDPQRTPESYQQADRLRSEYVIKVVGRVSQRPADSLNPKLATGDIEVYADHIELLNPVRQQLPFSISAAEQEQVREEVRLRYRYLDLRRERMAHNLQLRHRVVQAMRRFLEDEAGFIEVETPILTRSTPEGARDYLVPSRVNPGEWFALPQSPQLFKQLLMVAGCDRYYQIARCFRDEDLRADRQPEFTQLDMEMSFMGQDEILALNEALVCHIFKTVKGIELPRPFPRLSYHEAMDRYGTDKPDTRYGLELVDVSDLLKDCGFKVFSGAIAQGGIVKILPIPNGNDRISNVRIKPGGDLFQEATAAGAKGLAYIRVRDNGDIDTIGAIKDNLSPEQKAELLKRTGAQPGHLLLFGAGEVATVNKTLDRLRQTIAREFALIDPAAINLLWIVDFPMFEWNAEEKRLEALHHPFTAPHPHDLDNLKTARAQAYDLIYNGYEVGGGSLRIHQPELQRQVFETIGLDETAAQEKFGFLLEAFEFGTPPHGGIAYGLDRLVMLLAGEDSIRDTIAFPKTQQARCLLTGAPSGVEPQQLKELHVVPAKPPRRNP
- a CDS encoding gamma-glutamylcyclotransferase family protein, translated to MTPPDILYLFVYGTLKTGYDPHTKLCQPWLHSHQPALAQGRLYHLPMGYPAMTLEEGWVHGELLIFRNPPDTLLERLDNFEGYYPQLPPDRSAYQRQRIPVYDLDRTPLTTAWGYIMSVAMVQQVRGEWLPEGVWNRQTDLRA
- a CDS encoding SUMF1/EgtB/PvdO family nonheme iron enzyme, encoding MTWGQYRNFVENGGYQRPEWWSAAGWQWRESHGITAPFYPIPDDHLHAPVWGLSFYEAEAYGYSQGKRLPSEQEWEIACQHGLPYTGLVWEWVQTPFAPYAGFQSYPYRGYSTPYFDGEHYVLKGGSECTQPLLKRSAFRNWYLRSSRGVFAGARYVRRVF
- a CDS encoding DinB family protein, which encodes MSGFNISASSTVLAVHQREIFWQAWQHQRQQTLALIADLPDSALRTQPHPLYSPVGWHLGHIGFTEALWLLDQPTHPAVSDRHRYWFAADGRPKAERQQLPDRAELLSYLADIRQEVGDRLWRLSESQWQEEARLWWWILQHEAQHTETLQMVLAMQGRLNRYPPPIGDVTTPFAVPAGEYRLGRDDLLALDNEQPSHLVLSPPLS